A genome region from Microbacterium sp. CGR2 includes the following:
- a CDS encoding DeoR/GlpR family DNA-binding transcription regulator, giving the protein MLGAQRKTHLLDILSREGRVVAKSVARQLGVSDDSIRRDLRELADAGRVIRVYGGALPVPAADRPVGERRTLATASKERVARRAAELIRPGSTIVLDAGTTTLAMTRLLPHGANLTVITPSPTIALAVADHSEARVIIIGGELDRYSSVAGGALAMEAIRHIAADTFFLGVTGVDPEQGLTTGSLDDAVTKRAITERCADTIVLASEEKIGAVSRFPVIGFDAVTEIISDPHDQNSLIPELMGRITGRQ; this is encoded by the coding sequence ATGCTCGGTGCTCAGCGCAAGACTCACCTCCTCGACATCCTCAGCCGCGAGGGACGCGTCGTCGCGAAGAGCGTCGCTCGCCAACTCGGCGTCTCCGACGACTCGATCCGCCGGGACCTGCGTGAACTCGCCGACGCAGGGAGGGTGATCCGCGTCTACGGGGGCGCCCTCCCGGTGCCGGCTGCCGATCGACCCGTCGGTGAGCGCCGCACGCTTGCGACGGCAAGCAAAGAGCGCGTCGCGCGTCGTGCCGCGGAGCTGATCCGTCCGGGATCCACGATCGTGCTGGATGCCGGAACCACCACCCTCGCCATGACGCGCCTCCTGCCGCACGGCGCGAACCTCACCGTCATCACCCCCAGCCCGACGATCGCCCTCGCTGTCGCCGACCACTCCGAGGCGCGAGTGATCATCATCGGCGGCGAGCTCGACCGATACTCCTCAGTGGCCGGAGGAGCCCTGGCGATGGAGGCGATCCGTCACATCGCGGCCGACACCTTCTTTCTCGGCGTCACCGGCGTCGACCCCGAGCAGGGCCTCACCACCGGCAGCCTCGACGACGCCGTCACGAAGCGCGCCATCACAGAGCGCTGCGCCGACACGATCGTGTTGGCGAGTGAAGAGAAGATCGGTGCCGTCTCGCGCTTCCCCGTGATCGGCTTCGACGCGGTCACCGAGATCATCAGCGACCCGCACGACCAGAACAGTCTCATCCCCGAGCTGATGGGAAGGATCACCGGCCGGCAGTGA
- a CDS encoding Ig-like domain-containing protein: MKKMLKIGLGAAIAGAAFAGMVAVPASAADTDQVVGKFTLESRSQAAGGFYPILEPSGAGPAMSAPTRYATAAEADAVAGEFLFPAIGAVGPIQPTSNPDLCLTYGNRLTNWEACDGGVDQQFQITTKDGRDYIYNQVDSYVISTSTANAQLSSGDRAFASSLSGASAFVPVEDAAPTDITGATVQDNTATAINGTGEPGSTITVSDANGVIGTTTVDEDGNWSVPSNITENTTVTATDGLTEDSFDIVFADAPIIAAPIALGALALGGVGFGGVMLRRRQKAGANA; this comes from the coding sequence ATGAAGAAAATGTTGAAGATCGGCCTGGGCGCTGCCATCGCCGGTGCCGCTTTCGCCGGAATGGTGGCCGTGCCCGCGAGCGCGGCCGACACCGATCAGGTGGTCGGCAAGTTCACGCTCGAGAGCCGGTCGCAGGCCGCCGGCGGGTTCTACCCGATCCTCGAGCCGAGTGGCGCGGGCCCCGCGATGTCGGCGCCGACGCGCTACGCGACGGCGGCAGAGGCTGATGCCGTGGCCGGAGAGTTCCTCTTCCCCGCGATCGGTGCCGTCGGCCCGATCCAGCCGACATCGAACCCCGACCTCTGCCTGACGTACGGGAACCGGTTGACCAACTGGGAGGCGTGCGACGGTGGTGTGGACCAGCAGTTCCAGATCACGACCAAGGACGGGCGCGACTACATCTACAACCAGGTCGACAGCTATGTCATCAGCACCTCGACAGCAAATGCGCAGCTGAGCTCGGGTGATCGCGCGTTCGCCTCGTCGCTGAGCGGTGCCAGCGCATTCGTTCCGGTTGAGGACGCGGCGCCGACGGACATCACCGGCGCGACCGTGCAGGACAACACTGCAACCGCCATCAACGGCACGGGTGAGCCCGGTTCGACGATCACCGTCTCCGACGCGAACGGTGTCATCGGCACGACGACGGTCGACGAGGACGGCAACTGGTCCGTTCCGTCGAACATCACCGAGAACACCACGGTCACCGCGACCGACGGTCTGACCGAGGACTCGTTCGACATCGTGTTCGCCGATGCTCCGATCATCGCTGCTCCGATCGCCCTGGGCGCACTCGCGCTCGGTGGTGTCGGATTCGGTGGCGTCATGCTCCGTCGCCGCCAGAAGGCCGGCGCCAACGCCTGA
- a CDS encoding exo-beta-N-acetylmuramidase NamZ domain-containing protein yields MLLGIDRLIRHDIPPGLLPRLTGGRLGMLTNDLALTSDLLRGRQAMAETGWRFTRLFGPEHGLSGRAREGELVADLSDPVTGVEVRSLYGDAVRPAASDLADLDVMLIDLPDVGARFYTYIWTMSHVLEACADAGVAVVVLDRPNPLGGRLERAEGPMLDEAAQSLVGRWSIPIRHGLTIGELARHWVRTRGIDVELEVVEVSGLRRDAAIGGGERTWMPPSPNLPSPTTALLYPGTCLAEGVNVSEGRSTAVPFRVIAAPFIDGERYAAAIAAADLAGIAAVPYGFTPLVRDHAGEPCEGVILHITDADALRPVHAGVRLLSLIEELHPGTLEERSLIPMPGESDWSPLEKLFGVRGAFAQITGGEWNDPARFAVPEWADAVAADLLYS; encoded by the coding sequence ATGCTGCTCGGCATCGACCGTCTGATCCGCCACGACATCCCTCCCGGCCTTCTTCCTCGCCTGACCGGCGGCCGGCTGGGGATGCTGACGAACGACCTCGCCCTCACCTCCGACTTGTTGCGCGGACGCCAGGCGATGGCCGAGACCGGATGGCGGTTCACGCGCCTCTTCGGTCCGGAGCACGGACTCAGCGGGCGGGCGCGGGAAGGGGAGCTGGTCGCTGACCTGAGCGACCCGGTGACGGGTGTCGAGGTTCGGAGTCTCTACGGCGACGCGGTGCGCCCGGCCGCGAGCGATCTGGCCGATCTCGACGTCATGCTGATCGACCTGCCCGACGTGGGGGCACGCTTCTACACCTACATCTGGACCATGAGCCACGTGCTCGAAGCGTGCGCCGATGCGGGCGTCGCGGTCGTCGTTCTCGACCGGCCCAATCCCCTGGGCGGGCGTCTCGAGCGCGCGGAAGGGCCGATGCTCGACGAGGCGGCGCAGTCGCTCGTCGGGCGCTGGAGCATCCCGATCCGTCACGGTCTCACGATCGGCGAGCTCGCACGGCACTGGGTGCGGACCCGCGGAATCGACGTCGAGCTCGAGGTGGTCGAGGTATCCGGGCTGAGGCGCGACGCGGCGATCGGCGGTGGGGAGCGCACGTGGATGCCCCCGTCGCCCAACCTTCCGAGCCCGACGACGGCGCTCCTGTACCCGGGTACGTGCTTGGCGGAAGGCGTGAATGTGTCGGAAGGACGGAGCACCGCCGTGCCGTTCCGCGTGATCGCGGCGCCCTTCATCGACGGTGAGCGGTATGCCGCAGCGATTGCCGCAGCCGACCTGGCGGGGATCGCCGCCGTTCCGTACGGCTTCACTCCGCTGGTGCGCGACCACGCGGGCGAGCCTTGCGAGGGCGTCATCCTGCACATCACCGATGCGGATGCTCTTCGTCCGGTGCACGCGGGGGTGCGGTTGCTGTCACTCATCGAAGAGCTCCATCCCGGCACGCTCGAGGAGCGATCGCTCATCCCGATGCCGGGGGAGTCGGACTGGTCGCCGCTCGAGAAGCTGTTCGGCGTGCGGGGCGCGTTCGCGCAGATCACGGGCGGGGAGTGGAATGATCCGGCACGGTTCGCGGTGCCCGAGTGGGCGGATGCCGTAGCCGCGGACCTGCTTTACTCCTGA
- a CDS encoding MurR/RpiR family transcriptional regulator, whose product MPTSAMTAIHQRLSALTPTERRIAEYVLADPQSAVDASITQLATACETSVASIARFTQSLGFSGYPELRLALATELDRSASDRERFQVSEGDVSRHDDAITTVRKIAFAEASAIERTARQIDIDELERCVTAVRGARRIDIYGAASSGLAAQDLELKLHRAGLFAQSRTDLHVALTGAALLDERDVAIAISHSGRTLEIVQSAQVAARAGATTIAITNNPRSPLARVCDLVLVTAVSESTFRSGAMASRIAQLAVVDFLFTRIAQADYDTIADNLQRTYNAVTDHRID is encoded by the coding sequence GTGCCCACCAGTGCGATGACCGCCATCCATCAGCGCCTGTCCGCGCTGACTCCCACGGAACGTCGGATCGCGGAGTACGTGCTCGCCGACCCGCAGAGCGCGGTCGACGCGTCGATCACGCAGCTCGCGACAGCGTGCGAGACCTCCGTCGCCAGCATCGCCCGATTCACGCAGAGCCTCGGGTTCTCCGGGTACCCGGAGCTGCGGCTCGCGCTGGCGACAGAACTGGACCGCAGCGCCTCCGATCGCGAACGGTTCCAGGTGTCGGAAGGAGATGTCAGTCGCCACGACGACGCGATCACCACAGTGCGCAAGATCGCCTTCGCTGAAGCATCCGCCATCGAGCGCACCGCGCGCCAGATCGACATCGACGAACTGGAACGCTGCGTCACGGCCGTGCGCGGCGCTCGCCGCATCGACATCTACGGAGCGGCATCCAGCGGACTCGCCGCTCAGGATCTCGAACTGAAACTGCACCGCGCCGGACTCTTCGCCCAGTCGCGCACTGACCTGCATGTCGCGCTCACCGGTGCCGCGCTCCTCGACGAACGCGACGTGGCGATCGCGATCTCGCACTCCGGCCGCACTCTCGAGATCGTGCAGTCGGCGCAGGTGGCTGCCCGCGCCGGGGCGACCACGATCGCCATCACGAACAATCCGCGCTCGCCGCTGGCCAGGGTGTGCGACCTCGTGCTGGTCACGGCCGTCTCGGAGTCGACCTTCCGCTCGGGCGCGATGGCGAGCCGCATCGCGCAACTCGCCGTCGTCGACTTCCTTTTCACGCGCATCGCCCAAGCCGACTACGACACCATCGCCGACAACCTCCAACGCACCTACAACGCCGTCACCGACCACAGAATCGATTGA
- a CDS encoding ABC transporter substrate-binding protein: MRNRTTRLALTAGLVATGLAVAGCAPAASSGEGGEDVTLTIWSWQASSSPKWEAVFDVYEESHPGVTVEFEGFQPTEYNQILATGLEGSDGPDIAMLRAYGGIQPAIQSEQIVPIDDVVDGLDQFDPTVLRAAQGKDDGKTYGVPFAYQTMQMFYNKTMFDEMNLEEPKDWDEFIELQEKLQAEGVTPMALGAREDWVLPMFHDIVGSANYGGADFEEKVLSGEADFTDPAYVSSLQIVKDMQKYLDKNVNAIAVADAVLQFTSGQAAQWPGGSFDLPTFQNSAPDTEWGVYEVPPAPGSALDHAVTPGYADGSFGINASSDQQEAATELLNWMTTTEFGQLVADEVDQFSALPDVKYSDPLMQEMNEAYTANPAPYLLLVDFRYGDPTGTAVLGPDIQAMFLGDKTPEQLGADLQSGVSTWFTPGS, encoded by the coding sequence ATGCGAAATCGCACCACCCGACTAGCCCTCACCGCAGGTCTCGTCGCCACGGGCCTCGCCGTGGCCGGTTGCGCGCCTGCAGCATCGAGTGGAGAAGGCGGCGAAGACGTCACCCTCACCATCTGGTCATGGCAGGCGTCGTCGTCCCCCAAGTGGGAGGCCGTGTTCGACGTCTACGAGGAGTCGCACCCCGGTGTGACGGTCGAGTTCGAAGGCTTCCAGCCCACCGAGTACAACCAGATCCTCGCCACCGGCCTCGAAGGCAGCGACGGTCCCGACATCGCCATGCTCCGCGCCTACGGCGGCATCCAGCCCGCGATCCAGTCGGAGCAGATCGTGCCGATCGATGACGTCGTCGACGGTCTCGACCAGTTCGACCCGACGGTGCTCCGCGCCGCTCAGGGCAAGGACGACGGCAAGACCTACGGCGTCCCCTTCGCGTACCAGACGATGCAGATGTTCTACAACAAGACGATGTTCGACGAGATGAACCTCGAGGAGCCGAAGGACTGGGACGAGTTCATCGAGCTGCAGGAGAAACTGCAGGCCGAGGGCGTCACCCCGATGGCGCTCGGCGCTCGTGAGGACTGGGTGCTGCCGATGTTCCACGACATCGTGGGATCGGCGAACTACGGCGGGGCTGACTTCGAAGAGAAGGTGCTCAGCGGAGAGGCCGACTTCACCGACCCGGCTTACGTGTCGTCACTGCAGATCGTCAAGGACATGCAGAAGTACCTCGACAAGAACGTCAACGCCATCGCCGTAGCCGACGCCGTACTCCAGTTCACCTCGGGCCAGGCGGCCCAGTGGCCCGGCGGATCATTCGATCTGCCGACCTTCCAGAACTCCGCCCCCGACACCGAATGGGGCGTGTACGAAGTGCCGCCGGCACCGGGCAGCGCGCTCGATCACGCCGTGACCCCCGGCTACGCCGACGGCAGCTTCGGCATCAACGCATCCAGCGACCAGCAGGAGGCCGCCACCGAGCTCCTCAACTGGATGACGACGACCGAGTTCGGTCAGCTCGTCGCCGACGAGGTCGACCAGTTCTCGGCCCTCCCGGACGTGAAGTACTCCGACCCGCTGATGCAGGAGATGAACGAGGCGTACACCGCGAACCCCGCGCCGTACCTGCTGCTCGTCGACTTCCGCTACGGCGACCCGACCGGCACCGCAGTGCTCGGCCCGGACATCCAGGCGATGTTCCTCGGCGACAAGACACCGGAGCAACTCGGCGCCGACCTGCAGTCCGGGGTCTCCACCTGGTTCACCCCGGGTTCCTGA